The proteins below are encoded in one region of Pygocentrus nattereri isolate fPygNat1 chromosome 13, fPygNat1.pri, whole genome shotgun sequence:
- the kcnj2a gene encoding inward rectifier potassium channel 2a has product MGSVRANRYSIVSSEEDGMKLATMAVPNGYGNGKSKVHTRHQPQSRFVKKDGHCNVQFINVSEKGQRYLADIFTTCVDIRWRWMFVIFCLAFLLSWLFFGCIFWLVAIFHGDLENKSPKCVSNVSTFTAAFLFSIETQTTIGYGYRYVTDECPIAVFMVVFQSIVGCIIDAFIIGAVMAKMAKPKKRNETLVFSHNATVAMRDNKLCLMWRVGNLRKSHLVEAHVRAQLLKSRTTAEGEFIPLDQMDIDVGFDSGIDRIFLVSPITIVHEIDEDSPFYDMSKQDLDSSEFEIVVILEGMVEATAMTTQCRSSYLASEILWGHRFEPVLFEEKNYYKVDYSRFHKTYEVPSTPLCSARELAEKKYILSNPNSFCYENEVVLPNKEDKEEGDGGGLGPVNTHTDTGSESDHNQASVPLEPRPLRRESEI; this is encoded by the coding sequence ATGGGAAGTGTGCGGGCCAACCGCTACAGCATTGTGTCATCAGAGGAGGACGGAATGAAGTTGGCCACTATGGCAGTACCAAACGGCTATGGGAATGGGAAGAGTAAGGTGCACACTCGGCATCAGCCGCAGAGCAGGTTCGTCAAGAAGGACGGACACTGCAACGTGCAGTTCATCAACGTCAGTGAGAAGGGTCAGCGGTACTTGGCCGACATATTTACCACATGCGTGGACATTCGCTGGCGCTGGATGTTTGTCATCTTCTGCTTGGCTTTCCTGCTCTCATGGTTGTTCTTCGGATGTATCTTCTGGCTGGTGGCCATCTTCCACGGAGACCTTGAAAACAAGAGTCCAAAATGCGTTTCGAATGTGAGCACCTTCACCGcagcttttctcttctctattgAGACTCAGACCACCATTGGCTATGGCTACCGCTATGTGACGGATGAGTGTCCCATTGCCGTCTTCATGGTGGTATTCCAGAGCATTGTGGGCTGCATTATTGATGCTTTCATCATTGGTGCAGTCATGGCTAAGATGGCTAAGCCCAAGAAGCGTAATGAAACACTGGTGTTCAGCCACAATGCTACTGTGGCTATGAGGGACAATAAGCTGTGTCTGATGTGGAGGGTAGGGAACCTACGCAAGAGCCACCTTGTGGAGGCCCACGTTCGGGCGCAGCTTCTGAAATCTCGTACCACTGCAGAGGGAGAATTCATCCCTCTCGACCAAATGGACATTGATGTGGGCTTCGACAGTGGCATCGACCGAATCTTCCTGGTTTCTCCCATCACCATTGTCCATGAGATTGATGAGGACAGTCCCTTCTATGACATGAGCAAGCAAGACCTGGACAGCTCAGAGTTTGAAATTGTAGTGATCCTGGAAGGCATGGTGGAAGCCACGGCAATGACCACCCAGTGTCGTAGCTCATACCTGGCCAGCGAGATCCTCTGGGGCCACCGCTTTGAGCCTGTTCTGTTTGAGGAGAAGAACTACTACAAAGTAGACTATTCTCGCTTTCACAAGACGTATGAAGTGCCCAGCACTCCCCTGTGCAGCGCGAGGGAACTTGCAGAGAAAAAATATATCCTTTCCAACCCCAACTCCTTCTGTTACGAGAATGAGGTGGTGCTTCCGAACAAAGAGGACAAGGAGGAAGGAGACGGGGGTGGACTGGGGCccgtgaacacacacactgacactggCTCGGAGTCTGACCACAATCAGGCCAGCGTCCCCCTAGAGCCACGGCCGCTGAGGCGAGAATCGGAAATATGA